From Bradyrhizobium sp. AZCC 1610:
AGTCTCAGCTGTAAATCTCGAACAGGCCGGCGCCGCCCTGGCCGCCGCCGATGCACATCGTGACGACGCCCCACTTGGCCTTGCGTCGGCGGCCTTCCTGCAGGATGTGGCCGGTGAGACGCGCACCGGTCATGCCGAAGGGATGGCCGATCGCGATCGAGCCGCCGTTGACGTTGTATTTCTCCGGATCGATGCCGAGCTTGTCGCGGGAGTAGAGGCACTGGCTGGCGAAGGCTTCGTTGAGCTCCCAGAGATCGATGTCGTCGATCTTCAGGCCATTGCGCTTCAACAGCTTCGGCACGGCGTAGATCGGACCGATGCCCATCTCATCCGGCTCGCAGCCCGCCGACGCCCAGCCAACGAAGCGGCCGAGCGGATTGAGACCGCGCTTTTCGGCGTCCTTGGCTTCCATCAGAACCACCGCCGCCGCGCCGTCCGAGAGCTGGCTGGCGTTGCCGGCGGTGACGTACTTGCCGGGGCCCTTGACCGGCTCGAGCTTGGTGAGGCCTTCCATGGTGGTCTCGGGACGGTTGCACTCGTCGCGGTCGACGGTGTAGTCGACGATGCTCTCCGCCTTGGTCGCCTTGTCGACCACCTTCATCCTGGTTTTCATCGGGACGATTTCGTCCTTGAACTTGTTGGCCTGCTGGGCGGCCGCCATGCGGCGCTGCGATTCCAGCGAGTACTCGTCCTGATATTCGCGGCTGAGCTTATAGCGCTCGGCGACGATATCGGCGGTGTCGATCATCGCCATGAAGATCGCAGGAGCGATCTCGAGCAGCTCCGGATCGACCACTTCCTTCGGCAGCGGCCCGCCGGGGACCGAGATGCTTTCGACGCCGCCGGCCACGATGCATTCGGAGCCCTCCGAGCGGATCGAGTTGGCGGCCATGGCGATGGTCTGCAGTCCCGACGAGCAGAAACGGTTCACCGACACGCCGCCGGTCGACTTCGGCAATCCCGCGAGCAGAGCGGCCTGACGGCCGATATTCGGCGCGCCATGCGCGCAATTGCCGAGATAGCAATCCTCGACATATTCCTTTTCGACGCCGGCGCGCTCGACGGCGTGCTTGATGGCGTGGGCCGCCATCGACATCGGCGGGGTGATGTTGAATCCGCCGCGGCCGGACTTTGCCAGTCCGGTACGTGCATAGGAAACGATGACAGCTTCACGCATTTGATAGACCTCCCTTTGATGCGGCCAGTATGGACTGGAGCCGCGCCGGTGTGT
This genomic window contains:
- a CDS encoding thiolase family protein, with product MREAVIVSYARTGLAKSGRGGFNITPPMSMAAHAIKHAVERAGVEKEYVEDCYLGNCAHGAPNIGRQAALLAGLPKSTGGVSVNRFCSSGLQTIAMAANSIRSEGSECIVAGGVESISVPGGPLPKEVVDPELLEIAPAIFMAMIDTADIVAERYKLSREYQDEYSLESQRRMAAAQQANKFKDEIVPMKTRMKVVDKATKAESIVDYTVDRDECNRPETTMEGLTKLEPVKGPGKYVTAGNASQLSDGAAAVVLMEAKDAEKRGLNPLGRFVGWASAGCEPDEMGIGPIYAVPKLLKRNGLKIDDIDLWELNEAFASQCLYSRDKLGIDPEKYNVNGGSIAIGHPFGMTGARLTGHILQEGRRRKAKWGVVTMCIGGGQGGAGLFEIYS